Genomic DNA from Microbacterium neungamense:
CGCGGTCGCCTCGACCACCGTGCGCCGATCCACCGGAGGACGGCCCCGTGTCCTCACCGGCGGGAACACGTCCCGGATCAGCTCCCAGACCTCGTCCGTGATGACATCTCGCGACACGACTCAAGAATCACCCGAAGGCCCCGAACCAGCATTTAGCAACACGGCCTACGTGCGACGACAGCGAAACGGGGTCCCCGGGTGCAAGAATTCGCGCGACGGATCGGCCATAATGGACGGGTGACCACCTCAGCGACGTATGCCCCGGCTGCCCGAACGATCAAGCGGCCCAATCCGGTAGCTGTCGGCACCATCGTGTGGCTCGGCAGCGAGGTGATGTTCTTCGCGGGTCTCTTCGCGATCTACTTCACTCTCCGCAGCACCTCCCCCGAACTGTGGGCCGACCGCACCGGTCTGCTGAACGTGACGTTCGCAGCGGTCAACACGGCCATCCTCGTGGCGTCCTCGTTCACCTGTCAGATGGGTGTGTTCGCCGCCGAGGACATGCAGGCCTACCGCCTGCCGCGCGGTCAGGTGAACGCCGCGGGCCGTCGCCGCATCTTCGGCTGGGGCATGGTCGAGTGGTTCTGGGTCACCTTCGCGCTCGGCGCGATCTTCGTGTGCGGCCAGGTCTGGGAGTACGCGCAGCTCGTCGTCGAGGGGATGCCGATCCAGGCGGACTCGTACGCCTCCGCGTTCTACCTCACGACGGGCTTCCACGCCCTGCACGTGACCGGCGGCCTCATCGCGTTCCTGCTCGTCATCGGGCGCGCCTACGCGGTCAAGAACTTCACGCACAAAGAGGCGACCTCGTCGATCGTCGTGTCCTACTACTGGCACTTCGTCGACGTCGTCTGGCTGGTCCTCTTCGGCGTCATCTACTTCCTTAAGTGAGAGCGGAGCGATTCCCCGAAATGGCACGAGAGAAGAAGCGCCGCTCGCGCGGCCGTCGCAGTCCCCTCGCCGCTGCCGCGCTGATCGGTGCAGGCCTCCTGCTCACCGGCGGCGCCTACGCCGGCGCATCCGCGGCCATGGCCTCCACCGACGCGCAGACCGCGGTCTCCACGGAGCTCACCGTGGAGGACGGCGAGAAGCTGTTCACCGCGAACTGCGCCACCTGCCACGGTCTCGACCTGCAGGGCACCGACAACGGCCCCAGCCTGATCGGCGTGGGTGAGCTCGCCACCGAGTTCCAGCTCGCCACCGGACGGATGCCGCTGCAGATGCAGGCACCGCAGGCTCCGCAGAAGCCGCCGCAGTTCACCGACGAGCAGATCAAGGCGATGGCCGCGTACGTGCAGTCCGTCGCCCCGGGCCCGACCTTCCCCGACGAGGAGATCCTCGACGGCGAAGGCGACGTCTCGCACGGCGCCGAGCTGTTCCGGATCAACTGCGCGATGTGCCACAACGTCGCCGCCGCAGGCGGTGCGCTCACCGAGGGCAAGTACGCCCCCGCGCTGACCTCGACGAGCGCCCTGCACATCTACGCGGCCATGGTCACCGGCCCGCAGAACATGCCCGTGTTCGGCGACATGAACCTCAGCCCCGAGGACAAGCGCGACATCATCTCGGCTCTGCTCTATCAGCAGGAGGCCGTGCAGGTCGGCGGACTCTCCCTCGGCTCGCTGGGCCCCGTCTCCGAGGGTCTGTTCATCTGGATCTTCGGTATCGGCGCTCTCGTCGCCCTCACCGTGTGGATCACGGCGAAGTCCAACTGACGAATTTTCATCGAAGAGGAACGTACGAGGAGCACCATGGCACACGACGAGGACACGCTGGCTCTTGACAGGGCCTACCAGCCCTCGCCAGGGCTGGGGGTCGCG
This window encodes:
- the ctaE gene encoding aa3-type cytochrome oxidase subunit III encodes the protein MTTSATYAPAARTIKRPNPVAVGTIVWLGSEVMFFAGLFAIYFTLRSTSPELWADRTGLLNVTFAAVNTAILVASSFTCQMGVFAAEDMQAYRLPRGQVNAAGRRRIFGWGMVEWFWVTFALGAIFVCGQVWEYAQLVVEGMPIQADSYASAFYLTTGFHALHVTGGLIAFLLVIGRAYAVKNFTHKEATSSIVVSYYWHFVDVVWLVLFGVIYFLK
- the qcrC gene encoding cytochrome bc1 complex diheme cytochrome c subunit; its protein translation is MAREKKRRSRGRRSPLAAAALIGAGLLLTGGAYAGASAAMASTDAQTAVSTELTVEDGEKLFTANCATCHGLDLQGTDNGPSLIGVGELATEFQLATGRMPLQMQAPQAPQKPPQFTDEQIKAMAAYVQSVAPGPTFPDEEILDGEGDVSHGAELFRINCAMCHNVAAAGGALTEGKYAPALTSTSALHIYAAMVTGPQNMPVFGDMNLSPEDKRDIISALLYQQEAVQVGGLSLGSLGPVSEGLFIWIFGIGALVALTVWITAKSN